The Methanolacinia petrolearia DSM 11571 genome has a segment encoding these proteins:
- a CDS encoding methyl-accepting chemotaxis protein — protein MAMDYLEKKITEYINGNRGVSIDESSAGEEYSEICSLVNRLMKGMKDAEDRAEYYYESILRTPTSSFIMDGSLNIVIVNDDFVELTGYSREKLTSFCLDDFYREFSLQKISGEGSKYALEKKRRASGLFHMTFKGDRRIIQIAIDPEFDKNGKPLEVIVTLNDVTDIENQRAWYESILDAVPYPIHVTDNDMKWTFLNKAFEALLIENNEIKDRESSYGMPCSTANANICNTENCGIRQLRTTGQNETFFDWHGTECKQTTAPVLDADGNTMGYVETVQDLTDIIRPQRYLEQELANVAADLECIASGRPEDLKLKVGEADEKTMEIREKFLEVTASVSSVNDTVRRLTDDIMNLVGAGEEGKLEFRADVSKYEGAYREIVENMNNLLEAVALPLKEGMRVCSLYSNADFTARFSDNVYVSGDFLEFRTAVDNIGVSVSELVSASVEVTKMIVSNSNEVSKGADEVAKAAEGVAGTSQKTAEQTKELLRNIENVNRQIADLSASNEEIASTSQEVFNATNDVVVIGKEANSLGIDANNKMNNVKAIAEASVGEIQDLTEKVKEVSKVVKLINDIAGQINLLALNAAIEAARAGEHGRGFAVVAGEVKNLAGEARAATDSIENVVSMVQSSSEKTANAITAANDEIVEGVESVNKAIEALNTIIKNAEQVSNDIGEITKAIEDQANISNNIVREMDSGTEQTKDVQRDAEELAALAEEASASIEEIGSAMHEVNSYVQKLESANSRFKY, from the coding sequence ATGGCAATGGATTATTTAGAGAAGAAAATAACTGAATATATCAATGGAAACAGGGGGGTTTCAATTGATGAAAGTTCTGCCGGAGAAGAATATTCAGAAATATGTTCGCTCGTGAACAGGCTGATGAAGGGGATGAAAGATGCCGAGGATAGAGCCGAATATTATTACGAATCCATCCTTCGCACACCAACTTCTTCTTTTATCATGGATGGCAGTCTCAATATTGTCATCGTAAATGATGACTTCGTCGAACTAACGGGGTACAGCAGGGAAAAGCTGACATCATTCTGTCTGGATGATTTTTACAGGGAATTCAGTCTTCAAAAGATCAGCGGAGAAGGATCGAAGTATGCCCTGGAAAAGAAAAGAAGAGCTAGCGGCTTATTCCATATGACCTTTAAGGGCGACAGGAGAATCATACAGATCGCAATTGATCCGGAGTTTGACAAAAACGGCAAACCGCTTGAGGTCATTGTTACGTTGAACGATGTTACGGATATCGAAAACCAGAGGGCATGGTATGAATCCATACTTGATGCGGTTCCGTATCCGATTCATGTTACTGACAATGACATGAAATGGACTTTCCTGAACAAGGCCTTCGAAGCACTCCTGATCGAGAACAATGAGATAAAGGACAGGGAGTCTTCATATGGAATGCCCTGCAGTACTGCGAATGCAAATATCTGCAATACTGAAAACTGCGGTATCCGTCAACTGAGAACCACGGGACAGAATGAGACTTTTTTCGACTGGCACGGGACGGAATGCAAGCAGACAACTGCACCGGTTCTTGACGCAGATGGAAATACCATGGGTTATGTCGAGACGGTCCAGGATCTTACAGACATAATCAGGCCTCAAAGGTACCTTGAGCAGGAACTTGCAAATGTTGCTGCCGATCTTGAATGTATTGCTTCAGGAAGACCGGAGGATCTAAAATTGAAAGTCGGTGAAGCCGATGAGAAGACAATGGAGATCAGGGAAAAATTCCTTGAAGTTACAGCTTCCGTAAGTTCTGTCAATGATACCGTTCGGAGACTTACAGATGACATAATGAATCTTGTTGGTGCCGGAGAAGAGGGGAAGCTTGAATTCAGGGCCGATGTGTCGAAATATGAAGGTGCATATCGTGAAATCGTCGAAAACATGAACAACCTGCTTGAAGCGGTTGCATTGCCGTTGAAAGAGGGAATGAGAGTATGCAGCCTATATTCGAATGCGGATTTCACTGCAAGATTTTCAGACAACGTATATGTATCGGGAGATTTCCTTGAATTCAGGACAGCAGTAGATAATATCGGCGTTTCGGTTTCCGAACTGGTCTCCGCAAGCGTAGAAGTAACGAAGATGATCGTCTCGAATTCAAATGAGGTCAGCAAGGGTGCCGATGAAGTTGCAAAGGCTGCGGAAGGTGTTGCGGGAACCAGCCAGAAAACCGCAGAACAGACGAAAGAACTCCTCAGGAACATTGAGAATGTAAATCGCCAGATTGCCGATCTGTCGGCATCAAATGAAGAGATTGCAAGTACGTCCCAGGAAGTTTTCAATGCTACAAACGATGTTGTGGTTATTGGCAAAGAGGCGAATAGTCTTGGAATAGATGCAAACAACAAGATGAACAACGTAAAGGCAATTGCCGAGGCAAGTGTCGGTGAGATTCAGGATCTGACGGAAAAAGTCAAAGAAGTCAGCAAGGTTGTAAAACTCATAAACGATATTGCAGGGCAGATCAATCTTCTTGCACTCAATGCCGCAATAGAGGCGGCACGTGCAGGCGAACACGGCCGGGGTTTTGCAGTAGTGGCAGGTGAAGTTAAAAACCTTGCAGGTGAGGCAAGGGCTGCAACAGATTCCATAGAAAATGTCGTTTCGATGGTCCAGTCCAGCAGTGAAAAGACTGCAAATGCAATTACTGCGGCGAACGATGAGATAGTCGAGGGTGTTGAAAGCGTCAACAAGGCAATTGAGGCCCTAAATACGATTATCAAAAATGCCGAGCAGGTCTCGAACGATATCGGTGAGATTACGAAGGCTATTGAAGATCAGGCAAACATCTCCAACAACATCGTAAGGGAGATGGATTCAGGCACGGAGCAGACAAAGGATGTCCAGAGAGATGCGGAAGAGCTTGCAGCACTTGCAGAAGAAGCGAGTGCATCAATCGAGGAGATCGGGAGTGCCATGCATGAGGTGAACTCCTATGTGCAGAAGCTTGAATCGGCTAATTCAAGGTTCAAATACTAG
- a CDS encoding chemotaxis protein CheW, with amino-acid sequence MSAFKDVVQFEISGVQYALDIQIAREIVEMIPITPVPRAPDHIAGIINLRGEITNILNLNQLMGLSASGTAENGKIIVLVPEAANGSNLGLIVDDVRSVLQVSEEDIDMMDGSVSKEAYVKGIIKSGRDNSGNKALIIWIDISKILSDILTDKNN; translated from the coding sequence ATGTCTGCATTTAAGGATGTAGTCCAGTTTGAGATATCCGGCGTCCAGTATGCCCTTGATATCCAGATTGCACGTGAAATAGTTGAGATGATTCCGATAACTCCCGTCCCGAGGGCTCCTGATCATATTGCAGGAATCATAAACCTGAGGGGAGAGATTACAAACATTCTCAACCTCAACCAGCTCATGGGTCTTTCCGCATCAGGCACGGCTGAAAACGGAAAGATCATAGTTCTCGTTCCCGAGGCCGCAAACGGTTCGAATTTAGGACTCATCGTCGACGACGTCCGGAGCGTTCTTCAGGTCTCCGAAGAAGACATCGACATGATGGACGGGTCCGTTTCAAAGGAAGCATATGTAAAAGGGATAATTAAATCAGGCCGGGATAATTCGGGAAACAAGGCGCTGATTATCTGGATAGATATCTCAAAGATACTGTCTGATATTCTGACTGATAAAAATAATTGA
- a CDS encoding aminotransferase-like domain-containing protein: MEYRFAARMRNAPESFLKKLFAVSSDPSIISFAGGLPDSNLIDVAGIRDSAACVLEEEGREALQYTTTEGYLPLREFIAERYRNRLGIAASAENIRIVNGSQQCLDIIGKIFIEKNDRIGIERPGYLGAIEAFSLYEPVIKSVDMNESGPDMEGFEKLVTDDKIKFFYGIPNFQNPTGRSYSYDARKQIGGIVGGSGSLFYEDDAFGELAFDLKPRMPVNKFAPENVITSGSFSKTVAPGMRIGWIMAPPEIISVFDTAKQAADLHSNFLCQKILDQYLRNNDYDAHLKRVVSVYHDNCMLMQDLLDDMTVAGITHTSPEGGMFMTAGLPKGLSSMKLFEDGIKNGVAVLPGIPFYAGDGGDDMIRLNFSNTSEENIKEGMNRLSEIL; this comes from the coding sequence ATGGAATATCGTTTTGCTGCGAGGATGAGAAATGCACCGGAATCGTTCCTGAAGAAATTATTCGCAGTATCATCAGATCCCTCGATAATATCTTTTGCAGGCGGACTCCCCGATTCAAACCTTATAGATGTCGCAGGGATCAGGGATTCGGCGGCCTGCGTACTGGAAGAGGAGGGAAGAGAAGCGCTCCAGTATACGACGACAGAAGGCTATCTCCCCTTAAGAGAATTCATCGCAGAAAGGTACAGGAACCGCCTGGGGATCGCTGCATCGGCTGAAAATATCAGGATCGTCAACGGATCTCAGCAGTGCTTAGACATCATCGGCAAGATATTCATAGAAAAAAATGACAGGATCGGAATCGAGAGGCCGGGTTATCTCGGTGCAATAGAGGCTTTTTCACTATATGAACCGGTTATAAAAAGCGTCGACATGAACGAGTCCGGGCCGGATATGGAGGGATTCGAAAAGCTCGTAACGGATGATAAGATCAAATTCTTCTACGGGATTCCCAATTTCCAGAACCCGACAGGCAGGTCATACTCCTACGATGCAAGAAAACAAATCGGCGGGATCGTCGGCGGGTCGGGATCACTTTTCTACGAAGACGATGCATTCGGAGAACTTGCCTTCGATCTAAAACCCAGGATGCCGGTGAACAAATTTGCACCCGAAAACGTGATCACCAGCGGATCATTCTCCAAAACCGTTGCACCGGGAATGAGGATCGGCTGGATCATGGCCCCGCCTGAGATAATCTCCGTATTCGATACGGCCAAACAGGCCGCCGACTTGCACTCGAACTTCCTCTGCCAGAAGATCCTGGACCAATATCTCAGGAACAACGACTATGACGCCCACCTGAAGCGGGTAGTGTCGGTATACCATGATAACTGCATGCTGATGCAGGATCTTCTTGACGATATGACTGTTGCAGGAATCACACATACCAGCCCTGAAGGCGGGATGTTCATGACAGCCGGACTTCCGAAGGGCTTATCCTCCATGAAACTTTTTGAGGACGGAATAAAAAACGGTGTAGCAGTTCTTCCCGGCATTCCGTTTTATGCAGGCGACGGCGGAGATGATATGATCAGGCTCAACTTCTCGAATACCAGCGAGGAAAACATAAAAGAAGGAATGAACAGACTCTCGGAAATTCTATAG